DNA from Lemur catta isolate mLemCat1 chromosome 7, mLemCat1.pri, whole genome shotgun sequence:
AGCATACGGGATCTAGGAGCAGCTGGCAGAGTGCCGACAGGCCCCACTGAACACCCACTGATCCTCTCTCTCGGAGTCCCAGTCTGTCTCCAGCCCTCACTCAGGGTTCCCAGGGAAATCTGCTCCTCACCTGCAGCATCCAGCGGACAGGCCACTGGGACCTCTCTTCCAGCTCTGCAATCATCCGCCACAGGGCCCGGCTCTGCTGGGTGAGCTCGTCATGGTTGGACTGCAGTTTCTGCAGggtctccccctcctcctgctccaggctGGCCAGAGCTGCCTTTGCCTCTACCTCCAGCTGCCGCCCTGGTGGCTGTTTTTGCTTTAGTAATCGCCTATATTTCTCAAACTCCCACATGATACTCTGCTTTCGGGTTTCAACCTGTATCTGTggaatcaagatggaaatcagcACTGGCATTTGTAGTGTAAGGGTCACCCAGGACTGAGGACATTGGCACATGCCTACACACATACCCTGGAATGTTCTGGTAccaaccatgtgccaggcactgtagaGACAAGATAAAGGatgctatttttcctttttctgttcccaCAGATCCAGTGGATGCTTCTGGTTCCTACTGCCACTCTTCTTGACCCTGGTAGGATCCAGGATATTATCTCGGTACTATTTGCTCTAGACTAGTTTCCATTTTCAGAATAACGACCAGATGTGTTACACTTAAGTCTCTAAGGCAGTGTAACTTAACTACACTGTTAGatggcttttgtttttgcttatattATATCTATTTAATGTGCTTTTTTACATCAGTTCAATATTACCTTTTATTGATCAAAAGTTCTGATAGCTTGGTACTTATTAGCCtggaatttatttcagaaatgattttccaatattttaataactgaaCTCTTAGCAAATATGCTGTAATTGGAGAAAGTGAAACAGAAATCATCATACGAGTCATGCCACTGTGAGCTGGCATGTATGTGAGGTATGCACTTTTCCTTTCCAATACATGAGGACAGACACCACAGGTTAGCCCTACCTCATAATCAAGACACTGGAAATGAGAGGTTAGGTGGCCGCCTAAGGCCATGCGTCTGGTAGGGGACAGCTGGTGTTGGAACCCCAGGCTCTTGGACTTCAAACCCCATATTCTGCTTCACAGAGATGAGGAAGCTACCGGGGGCCAGCTACAGGGCAACACAGGGACAACACAAACTCCTCTCCCAGGAGGCACCTGCCTTCCAGTCGGCAGTTCGCTTCCTCTCACCAACTTCCAGCTTCCAGGCCTCTTCTTGCTCTTTCTTGAGATGTTCTAGAGCCTCATGGAGTTTCCACTGCAAGAAATGAAAACCTCATTAGGCCAGCTCAGACAGCCTGGGCTTCCTAGCACTGGTAGGTTATGGGAAGACCAGTGTCCCTCAGGCAGTGAGCCAGAATGAATGCTACAGAGGGAGCAGACTCTGCCCGGGTGACATCCAAGGTGGCTCTTTGAGCTGAGAATCATTTCAACCACCACAGTCTCTAAATGTCTGTAAGGTAGAAGAAAAGGTCCATTTTTAACCTTTCCAGAAAACCACCTTGAACTTTCCTATCCATGCCTATCTTTATCCTTATCTACCATGTTGTCCTACAGTCTCCTAGAACCCAGTtcttcaaagtgtggtccaagtGGGTCAGCAGCAgaagcatcacctgggagcttgtcaaaaatgcagaatcttgggcctCATCCAAGACCTACTGAATACGAATCTGAATTTTAGCCAGATCCCCGGGTGGTTCCTATATGCACATTAAAGGTAAGAAGCACTTTCCTAGGAATGCATGAGATttctactgaaaagcataaaacatTCAAATAACACTTTTAATTCTGCTAATAGCAaccattttgtttaaatttaccaAGTGTCAGACATGGCTTAAACACTAAACATACATATGATACTTATAATCTCTCGAGACTggtattatccctattttataaacaaaaaaactgaggctcagagagggaccTACCCAAAGCCATTCAGCTAGCAAATAGCTGGGCTGGGATTTAACCCAGCCCTTAACCCCTATGTTATGCTATCTTcctattttaatattctaaaaacaaaatgagtgagTAAATACTTCTAATTTTTTAGACATTCTtcccatatagaaaaaaaaaacctaattaagGGGATTTGTTTTACATTGTTACCTTCTAATCTCAACTCTAAGAAGGAGAATTAAAACCCATGCTGGATCACTGGATCACAGGATCACTGGGATAATGGTTCTGATACAGACATGTCAACATGGGAGactggggaaagagaaacaaGAGGTCTGGACGCCGGAAGCTGACGAAGTTAGCAATGAAAAAGGAGTAGCAGGTTGTGTCAGAGAAGACTTGgcccaaaaagtaaaaaaaaaaaaaaaaaaaaaaaaacaacttgagaAGAGacataaaactggaaaaagagCAAGATGACCTGAGTCATAGCTCCTGATCTTCTTTCACCTCAAGTCAGAGGGACCTGAGAACATTACAGCAGAAAACCTCACTCAATCCTAAGTGACTCACCCATGGTTCCTTCTAGCTCTAACATCATTTACCACGATCTTAAatttttaagcctcagttttgcCTATAAAATGAAGGAGTATAAGTGACTCACTCAATGTCAAATGACTATTTATGGCATTGCCGGGAGGAATTTGCAGGTTAGGCACAGCCTTCACTACTTATATAACACCCTCATCCCCAAACTCATTCAAGGCATCCAGAACCCCAGTTAAAACCAGACTGGTCTCCTTCAAATTCTCAGTATTGAAATCATCTTTGGGTTAGGCACTGAGCCATGCTGGGATCGGGATAGGGTAAGGAAgaagtgggagggaaggaaatcaAAGAAGGTCATGAATACAAGGAAAAGTATAGCTCCCTGTATCAGATCCCAGGGCTCTGGGGGTGTCAGGAGCTGAAGGAATCAGTTTTCAGTCTCTGGCACTGGTAGCGAAGCCTTTGATTAGAGATGGCCAAGCAAGGGGCAGGGGAAAATCTGGCCAGGCTGCATCTCCCACCTTATACTCCCAGGCAACATCCTCCACAGGCACGACACTGTGGGCCTCATGCTCCGGGGACCGGCTGCAGGCCTCACACATTACCAGGCCATCTTCTTTGCAGAATACCTTTAGCTGTTCCCCATGGCGCTCACACACATCACCCCTCAGCCCCCTTCCTGGATGCAGCCTTAGCAGACGGACTTTTTCTACAACACTGGCCAGCTGCCAATTAGGCCTCAGGTTCCTTGGCTGGACAGGAGCTCGACAGAGGGGACAGGTGTAACCCCAGTTCTGGGATTCTCCTGGGACCTCCCAGAGTCCAGAGAGACAGCTATGGCAGAAGCTGTGGCCACAGTCGATGCTCATGGGCTCCCTCAGGAAGGTCATGCAGATGGGACAGGCTACTTCTTCCACAACGGCTTCCACCAAGGCTGTGGGGTCCACAGTTCCTTCTTACACCCTCCTCAGAACATGAATATAACCAAGGAGAAGTTGCGAaggctgaaaagaaaagaaaaagaaataagagaaaaaggtGACAGAAGAACAGAGAGTTCAGTAAAAGGTACAATTAGtgactgaaaaaaaattaccaaaacttCTTCCCTTTGACCCTTTATCAACTTTGTTTAATAAGCATTTGCCTTCCCACTGAAGTTCTGATTTGTTCACATTACTCACACCACAGAAGGGACACGGGATGCCTAAGCAAGTGGATGCTGGGAATTCTCAgttctcattcattttttgacCCTGATACTCCTCTGGGTTTGCTCTACCAGACCATTCCCACTCCAGCCAATGCTCTCAAATCGGCATTGTTTCCTACTTGGGTAAGGTCACATAAAATGTGGTGTTTCAGTATCCAAAGTAAGGCCATAAATACCTTCACCTCACTCTCTGGTATGTttgcatttacatttatatacttTAAGGTGCAAAAAGGTAATCTGCCAGAATACCACTGCCATCATATGCTCAATTTGTTTTCTTGTGTTGCACACTAAAGTGGAAAGTGTAAGGGAAACAGCAGTTCTTTCCCCAGGCCCCATAAACTCCTGCCCACTCCTCCAGCactaacatatttattatttaccaaGATGCCAAGGCTCTCCTCAGCCTTTAGTGATATGCTGGAAGCAGAGATGAAATAAAACCCCTtggaagataaaaacaaagatcatttGATGACAAACCCATATTGATGGTCACTTCTCCAGTAAGAAAGCTGAGATTTTGGCAGGGCTACATATGTGTATGGAACTTGAATGGTGAGTGGCAGGCTCTTGGCTCAGTTGGCaatatttattcactcacttTGCAAGTCTGTGTTACTAGCTAGAGTATGCGAAAGGAAGAGCCATGCTGGTCTCAGTTACTGCTATATCCTTAGCACCTAAGCAGGGCCTGATAGGAACGCAgtcttggaaaaaatatttgttgaatgaataaaccagCTAGAAAATAGTTCCTAAAcctaaaatgcttttataaattgTTAGGTAACTGAGAGCATATTATACATTAATGATAGTAGCAAGCACTCCTCAAGCATTTACACtacctgccaggcactgttctgagcactCTTCATGGATTAACTCAGTTTATTTCACAACCCTAGGTAGAAACCATTATTGTTCTCATTTCACATGTGCTGGGCCAGTGCTCTACCATTCTATAtcgggcaaattacttaacctctttagcTTCAAGGTACAATACAAattcaggagagagagaaatcactGTGGTTTATAATAGTCCAGTAGGGCTTCCTACAGGAATCAGGGCAGTAAATCTTACAGGACTCTGTTACAGGCCAATGGCAGGGCATGCCTTCTCACAgggcttcctgcctgcctttcttcctcccaCAATCACTACCAAACTGTGGGATCCAGTATTCTAAAACTTAGTTTTGCTAAGTCACTAACCCACTCAAGATCCCATCCTGGCTCCCTAATAGGAAGCTCTCTCCCTTCATCCTTGCAACAGCATCTGTGCCCAGCCAAGCAAAGGGATAAACTTCCACGATTTCCTGGAAACCCCATGTCCATTCATTCTTCCCCACTTGAGTTCTTGCTGTTCTCCCAGTTGGGAATGACTTCTCCATGACCCTGCTCTTCACATAATTTGCCATGTGTCTGTTTATTGTCTGATTTCTCAAACTAAAAGTTTCTTGTGGATAGTGacattgtctgttttgttcacttctATTACCCCAACACCAAGAACAGTatctcaaatgtttgttgaatatgtgagaattaaatgtaaacGTTCAAGTCCAGCAGATAGTAGGTTGGAAGCAGAGGAAATG
Protein-coding regions in this window:
- the TRIM68 gene encoding E3 ubiquitin-protein ligase TRIM68 isoform X1, with product MTFLREPMSIDCGHSFCHSCLSGLWEVPGESQNWGYTCPLCRAPVQPRNLRPNWQLASVVEKVRLLRLHPGRGLRGDVCERHGEQLKVFCKEDGLVMCEACSRSPEHEAHSVVPVEDVAWEYKWKLHEALEHLKKEQEEAWKLEVGERKRTADWKIQVETRKQSIMWEFEKYRRLLKQKQPPGRQLEVEAKAALASLEQEEGETLQKLQSNHDELTQQSRALWRMIAELEERSQWPVRWMLQGIEEILHRSKSWSLQRPEPVSLELKTDCRVLGLRGILKMYAADVCLDPDTAYYRLIVSKDRKRVYYGDAKQNVPDNPERFYRYNIVLGSQCISSGRHYWEVEVGERSEWGLGVCKESVDRKEVVYLSPHYGFWVIRLRKGDEYRAGTDEYPLLSLPVPPRRVGVFLDYEAHDISFYNVTDSGSHIFTFPRCPFPGRLLPYFSPCYSIGANNTAPLAICSLDGED